The following coding sequences lie in one Phaenicophaeus curvirostris isolate KB17595 chromosome 5, BPBGC_Pcur_1.0, whole genome shotgun sequence genomic window:
- the LOC138721625 gene encoding inverted formin-2-like isoform X4, which translates to MSKKQVFELLAALCIYSSDGHALALDALDHYKSVKNQQYRFSVIMNELSNTDNVPYMVTLLSAINAIILGKEELRTRTQIRNEFIGLQLLDVLDKLRDIEEEDLIIQCDTFEEFKIEDDEELLKICDGINMNDHHEVFSSLFNKVSRSPVSVQLLSILQSLLHLEPSHHSSLLLWESLDAVVNRALLLANDIQGNTVEEVIERLLSIKKHPNKQKRAENRLSGSANGGIHAELEPHARAAWNPAGSSNPSKAPAPPPSGPPANEKISLSQITACCASRETSNPPTNAAPAPEPPPPPPLPSGTAAMTPVSPPPAPPLPGIPPPAPPLPNMEVIPPPPPPLPGMVGNPPPPPPLPGMGGIPPPPPPLPGMVGIPPPPPPLPGMVGVPPPPPPLPGMGGIPPPPPPLPGMVGIPPPPPPLPGMGGIPPPPPLLPGMGGDHIEAVVASQFSCPLGLSRPPHKTVKTPTLRMKKLNWQKLPSNVVRESHSMWASVSSSSEETIEPNYTSIEQLFCFPQPTPKEKTAAPVKTEPKEITFLDSKKSLNLNIFLKQFKCSNEEVTAMVQNGDRTKFDVEVLKQLLKLLPEKHEIENLKAFKEEKSKLANADQFYLLLLQIPSYQLRIECMLMCEETTVVLDMIQPKAEAIRRACEDILNSHRLPLFCQLILKVGNFLNYGSHTGDADGFKISTLLKLTETKANQTRITLLHHILEEVENSHTDLLELPEDLETVSKAAGINLDIIRTESSANLKKLLELQRKVLSSNDDVKQQYEKPIQDSIDAARKLEEEFETIERKKEELANYLCEDPSKLSLEDIFGTMKTFRDLFIRALKENKDRKEQAAKAEKRKKQLEEEEGKRQKGENGKVIKKGMVKQEEVCVIDALLADIRKGFTLRKTKNRHETDALPKTSPAESLEESQSGKSTMDPLVAGKQIDDKTKQNGNGHPSESTCSSTTALMEMGGDVTNASASNQELSKTSAGGNLPPESQTDSVSLVEADRASQTVPSARMEQADSWASLQPSMKGGSIAFSAANIDTGIRFVCSSSGIAPQDQLNGSISEGQDKKCPADGSESYRLVQEPETQPSETRVEPGSGQSVPCNEAHQEELKDMVKENEDPGTDSLLDTSQEKSFSEEPATDSSCSATLPPGQTHTERENQRPSGKRRKKKRHSKSYSGVTARQKK; encoded by the exons ATGAGTAAAAAGCAAGTATTTGAACTCCTGGCTGCGCTGTGCATTTACTCATCAGATGGCCACGCTTTGGCTTTGGACGCGCTGGACCATTACAAG AGTGTGAAGAACCAGCAGTATCGATTCAGCGTCATAATGAACGAGCTCTCCAACACAGATAATGTGCCATACATGGTGACACTACTGAGTGCTATCAATGCCATCATACTGGGAAAAGAAGAGCTAAGAACAAGGACACAAATCAGAAATGAGTTCATAG GGCTTCAGTTGCTGGATGTTTTAGACAAGCTAAG AGACATAGAGGAAGAGGATCTGATTATCCAGTGTGATACATTTGAGGAGTTCAAGATAGAAGATGATGAGGAGTTATTAAAGATATGTGATGGGATAAACATGAACGATCACCATGAGgtcttttcatctctttttaatAAA GTGAGCCGCTCTCCGGTATCTGTCCAGCTGCTGTCCATCCTTCAGAGCCTGCTGCACTTGGAACCATCTCATCACTCCAGCCTCTTGCTGTGGGAGTCCTTGGATGCAGTGGTGAACAGAGCCCTTTTACTCGCAAATGACA TCCAAGGGAACACCGTTGAGGAAGTCATTGAGAGGTTGCTGTCTATCAAGAAACATCCAAACAAGCAAAAGCGAGCTGAAAACCGTTTGTCTGGGAGTGCGAATGGAGGCATCCACGCTGAGCTAGAGCCACATGCACGTGCAGCTTGGAACCCAGCAGGATCATCAAACCCCTCCAAGGCACCAGCACCTCCTCCCTCGGGGCCACCTGCCAACGAGAAGATCTCGTTGTCCCAGATCACAGCCTGCTGTGCTTCACGGGAGACATCTAATCCTCCAACCAACGCTGCTCCTGCACCAGaacctccaccacctccaccccTGCCCTCTGGCACAGCAGCCATGACCCCTGTATCcccacctccagcccctccactcCCTGGGATTCCTCCACCCGCACCCCCATTGCCTAACATGGAGGTTATCCCACCGCCTCCACCCCCATTGCCTGGCATGGTGGGCAAccctccccctccacccccattGCCTGGCATGGGAGGCATCCCACCGCCTCCGCCTCCACTGCCCGGCATGGTGGGCATCCCTCCACCCCCACCTCCTTTACCTGGTATGGTGGGCGTCCCACCCCCTCCACCTCCGTTGCCCGGCATGGGAGGCATCCCACCGCCTCCACCCCCACTGCCTGGCATGGTGGGCAtccctccacccccacccccattGCCTGGCATGGGCggcatccctcctcctccccctctcctgcCCGGCATGGGAGGAGATCATATAGAAGCTGTGGTGGCTTCCCAGTTCAGCTGCCCTCTTGGCTTAAGCAGGCCTCCCCACAAGACAGTGAAAACACCAACGCTGAGAATGAAAAAGCTgaactggcagaagctgccctcCAATGTGGTGAGAG AAAGTCACTCAATGTGGGCTtcagtgagcagcagcagcgaggAAACCATAGAGCCCAATTACACGAGCATAGAGCAGCTATTTTGCTTTCCACAACCAACCCCCAAAGAGAAAACGGCCGCACCAGTGAAGACAGAACCAAAGGAG atCACATTTTTGGACTCCAAGAAAAGTCTCAATTTGAACATATTTTTGAAGCAATTTAAATG CTCCAATGAAGAGGTGACTGCCATGGTCCAGAATGGAGACCGAACCAAGTTTGATGTTGAGGTTCTGAAGCAGTTGCTGAAGTTGCTTCCTGAAAAGCATGAG ATAGAAAACCTAAAGGCCttcaaagaagagaaatcaaAGCTAGCAAATGCAGATCAGTTTTATCTTCTTCTCCTTCAAATTCCCAG CTACCAGCTGCGCATTGAATGTATGTTGATGTGTGAAGAGACCACTGTTGTGCTGGACATGATTCAGCCAAAAGCTGAAGCCATCCGGAGAGCCTGCGAAG atattCTGAACAGTCATCGCCTGCCACTCTTTTGTCAACTGATTCTCAAAGTTGGAAACTTTCTGAACTAT GGAAGTCACACAGGCGATGCTGATGGATTTAAAATCAGCACTTTACTCAAATTAACAGaaaccaaagcaaaccaaacccGCATTACGCTGCTCCACCATATTCTAGAG gAAGTAGAAAACAGCCACACGGACCTCCTGGAACTGCCAGAGGATCTTGAAACTGTTTCAAAAGCAGCAGG AATTAATCTTGATATTATACGCACGGAGTCCAGCGCCAATTTAAAGAAGTTGCTGGAGCTTCAGCGAAAAGTCTTATCATCCAATGATGACGTGAAACAACAGTATGAGAAACCTATCCAG GATAGCATCGATGCCGCCagaaagctggaggaagaattTGAAACcattgaaaggaagaaagaagaacttGCAAATTATCTCTGTGAAGACCCAAGCAAGTTGTCCTTAGAAGATATATTTGGCACCATGAAGACCTTCAGAGATCTTTTCATCCGAGCCCTGAAG GAAAACAAGGACAGGAAGGAACAAGCTGccaaagcagagaagagaaagaaacagctggaagaggaagaggggaagagacagaagggagaaaatggaaaagtca TTAAGAAGGGGATGGTGAAGCAGGAGGAGGTGTGTGTCATCGATGCGCTGCTGGCCGACATAAGGAAAGGGTTCACtctgagaaagacaaagaacaGACACGAGACAGATGCACTTCCTAAAACTTCACCTGCAGAGAGCCTGGAGGAGAGCCAGTCTG gaaAGAGCACTATGGATCCACTGGTAGCAGGAAAGCAGATCGATGATAAGACCAAGCAGAACGGCAATGGTCATCCCTCAGAAAGCACTTGCTCCTCAACCACTGCCCTGATGGAGATGGGTGGAGATGTTACAAACGCCTCAGCTTCAAACCAGGAGTTATCCAAGACCAGTGCTGGAGGAAACTTGCCACCAGAGTCCCAGACAGACTCAGTAAGCTTGGTGGAAGCTGACAGGGCCAGTCAGACCGTGCCAAGTGCCAGAATGGAGCAGGCAGACAGCTGGGCAAGCCTCCAGCCAAGCATGAAGGGTGGCTCCATTGCCTTCTCTGCTGCTAACATAGACACAGGGATAAGGTTTGTGTGCAGCAGTTCAGGCATTGCTCCACAAGACCAACTCAATGGGTCCATCTCAGAAGGCCAGGACAAGAAATGCCCAGCTGATGGCTCAGAGAGCTACAGGCTTGTGCAGGAGCCAGAAACGCAGCCAAGTGAGACCAGAGTTGAACCTGGCAGCGGTCAGTCTGTTCCCTGCAATGAGGCCCATCAGGAAGAGTTGAAAGACATggtaaaggaaaatgaagaccCGGGTACAGATTCGCTGTTGGACACCTCTCAAGAGAAGTCCTTCTCAGAAGAGCCAGCCACCGACTCCTCTTGTTCAGCAACACTCCCTCCAGGGCAAACTCACACTGAAAGGGAAAATCAGAGGCCATCTGGGAAacggaggaagaagaagaggcaCAGCAAAAGCTACTCAG
- the LOC138721625 gene encoding inverted formin-2-like isoform X2 — translation MSKKQVFELLAALCIYSSDGHALALDALDHYKSVKNQQYRFSVIMNELSNTDNVPYMVTLLSAINAIILGKEELRTRTQIRNEFIGLQLLDVLDKLRDIEEEDLIIQCDTFEEFKIEDDEELLKICDGINMNDHHEVFSSLFNKVSRSPVSVQLLSILQSLLHLEPSHHSSLLLWESLDAVVNRALLLANDIQGNTVEEVIERLLSIKKHPNKQKRAENRLSGSANGGIHAELEPHARAAWNPAGSSNPSKAPAPPPSGPPANEKISLSQITACCASRETSNPPTNAAPAPEPPPPPPLPSGTAAMTPVSPPPAPPLPGIPPPAPPLPNMEVIPPPPPPLPGMVGNPPPPPPLPGMGGIPPPPPPLPGMVGIPPPPPPLPGMVGVPPPPPPLPGMGGIPPPPPPLPGMVGIPPPPPPLPGMGGIPPPPPLLPGMGGDHIEAVVASQFSCPLGLSRPPHKTVKTPTLRMKKLNWQKLPSNVVRESHSMWASVSSSSEETIEPNYTSIEQLFCFPQPTPKEKTAAPVKTEPKEITFLDSKKSLNLNIFLKQFKCSNEEVTAMVQNGDRTKFDVEVLKQLLKLLPEKHEIENLKAFKEEKSKLANADQFYLLLLQIPSYQLRIECMLMCEETTVVLDMIQPKAEAIRRACEDILNSHRLPLFCQLILKVGNFLNYGSHTGDADGFKISTLLKLTETKANQTRITLLHHILEEVENSHTDLLELPEDLETVSKAAGINLDIIRTESSANLKKLLELQRKVLSSNDDVKQQYEKPIQDSIDAARKLEEEFETIERKKEELANYLCEDPSKLSLEDIFGTMKTFRDLFIRALKENKDRKEQAAKAEKRKKQLEEEEGKRQKGENGKVIKKGMVKQEEVCVIDALLADIRKGFTLRKTKNRHETDALPKTSPAESLEESQSGKSTMDPLVAGKQIDDKTKQNGNGHPSESTCSSTTALMEMGGDVTNASASNQELSKTSAGGNLPPESQTDSVSLVEADRASQTVPSARMEQADSWASLQPSMKGGSIAFSAANIDTGIRFVCSSSGIAPQDQLNGSISEGQDKKCPADGSESYRLVQEPETQPSETRVEPGSGQSVPCNEAHQEELKDMVKENEDPGTDSLLDTSQEKSFSEEPATDSSCSATLPPGQTHTERENQRPSGKRRKKKRHSKSYSEVETDTGDNKTKKGCVVQ, via the exons ATGAGTAAAAAGCAAGTATTTGAACTCCTGGCTGCGCTGTGCATTTACTCATCAGATGGCCACGCTTTGGCTTTGGACGCGCTGGACCATTACAAG AGTGTGAAGAACCAGCAGTATCGATTCAGCGTCATAATGAACGAGCTCTCCAACACAGATAATGTGCCATACATGGTGACACTACTGAGTGCTATCAATGCCATCATACTGGGAAAAGAAGAGCTAAGAACAAGGACACAAATCAGAAATGAGTTCATAG GGCTTCAGTTGCTGGATGTTTTAGACAAGCTAAG AGACATAGAGGAAGAGGATCTGATTATCCAGTGTGATACATTTGAGGAGTTCAAGATAGAAGATGATGAGGAGTTATTAAAGATATGTGATGGGATAAACATGAACGATCACCATGAGgtcttttcatctctttttaatAAA GTGAGCCGCTCTCCGGTATCTGTCCAGCTGCTGTCCATCCTTCAGAGCCTGCTGCACTTGGAACCATCTCATCACTCCAGCCTCTTGCTGTGGGAGTCCTTGGATGCAGTGGTGAACAGAGCCCTTTTACTCGCAAATGACA TCCAAGGGAACACCGTTGAGGAAGTCATTGAGAGGTTGCTGTCTATCAAGAAACATCCAAACAAGCAAAAGCGAGCTGAAAACCGTTTGTCTGGGAGTGCGAATGGAGGCATCCACGCTGAGCTAGAGCCACATGCACGTGCAGCTTGGAACCCAGCAGGATCATCAAACCCCTCCAAGGCACCAGCACCTCCTCCCTCGGGGCCACCTGCCAACGAGAAGATCTCGTTGTCCCAGATCACAGCCTGCTGTGCTTCACGGGAGACATCTAATCCTCCAACCAACGCTGCTCCTGCACCAGaacctccaccacctccaccccTGCCCTCTGGCACAGCAGCCATGACCCCTGTATCcccacctccagcccctccactcCCTGGGATTCCTCCACCCGCACCCCCATTGCCTAACATGGAGGTTATCCCACCGCCTCCACCCCCATTGCCTGGCATGGTGGGCAAccctccccctccacccccattGCCTGGCATGGGAGGCATCCCACCGCCTCCGCCTCCACTGCCCGGCATGGTGGGCATCCCTCCACCCCCACCTCCTTTACCTGGTATGGTGGGCGTCCCACCCCCTCCACCTCCGTTGCCCGGCATGGGAGGCATCCCACCGCCTCCACCCCCACTGCCTGGCATGGTGGGCAtccctccacccccacccccattGCCTGGCATGGGCggcatccctcctcctccccctctcctgcCCGGCATGGGAGGAGATCATATAGAAGCTGTGGTGGCTTCCCAGTTCAGCTGCCCTCTTGGCTTAAGCAGGCCTCCCCACAAGACAGTGAAAACACCAACGCTGAGAATGAAAAAGCTgaactggcagaagctgccctcCAATGTGGTGAGAG AAAGTCACTCAATGTGGGCTtcagtgagcagcagcagcgaggAAACCATAGAGCCCAATTACACGAGCATAGAGCAGCTATTTTGCTTTCCACAACCAACCCCCAAAGAGAAAACGGCCGCACCAGTGAAGACAGAACCAAAGGAG atCACATTTTTGGACTCCAAGAAAAGTCTCAATTTGAACATATTTTTGAAGCAATTTAAATG CTCCAATGAAGAGGTGACTGCCATGGTCCAGAATGGAGACCGAACCAAGTTTGATGTTGAGGTTCTGAAGCAGTTGCTGAAGTTGCTTCCTGAAAAGCATGAG ATAGAAAACCTAAAGGCCttcaaagaagagaaatcaaAGCTAGCAAATGCAGATCAGTTTTATCTTCTTCTCCTTCAAATTCCCAG CTACCAGCTGCGCATTGAATGTATGTTGATGTGTGAAGAGACCACTGTTGTGCTGGACATGATTCAGCCAAAAGCTGAAGCCATCCGGAGAGCCTGCGAAG atattCTGAACAGTCATCGCCTGCCACTCTTTTGTCAACTGATTCTCAAAGTTGGAAACTTTCTGAACTAT GGAAGTCACACAGGCGATGCTGATGGATTTAAAATCAGCACTTTACTCAAATTAACAGaaaccaaagcaaaccaaacccGCATTACGCTGCTCCACCATATTCTAGAG gAAGTAGAAAACAGCCACACGGACCTCCTGGAACTGCCAGAGGATCTTGAAACTGTTTCAAAAGCAGCAGG AATTAATCTTGATATTATACGCACGGAGTCCAGCGCCAATTTAAAGAAGTTGCTGGAGCTTCAGCGAAAAGTCTTATCATCCAATGATGACGTGAAACAACAGTATGAGAAACCTATCCAG GATAGCATCGATGCCGCCagaaagctggaggaagaattTGAAACcattgaaaggaagaaagaagaacttGCAAATTATCTCTGTGAAGACCCAAGCAAGTTGTCCTTAGAAGATATATTTGGCACCATGAAGACCTTCAGAGATCTTTTCATCCGAGCCCTGAAG GAAAACAAGGACAGGAAGGAACAAGCTGccaaagcagagaagagaaagaaacagctggaagaggaagaggggaagagacagaagggagaaaatggaaaagtca TTAAGAAGGGGATGGTGAAGCAGGAGGAGGTGTGTGTCATCGATGCGCTGCTGGCCGACATAAGGAAAGGGTTCACtctgagaaagacaaagaacaGACACGAGACAGATGCACTTCCTAAAACTTCACCTGCAGAGAGCCTGGAGGAGAGCCAGTCTG gaaAGAGCACTATGGATCCACTGGTAGCAGGAAAGCAGATCGATGATAAGACCAAGCAGAACGGCAATGGTCATCCCTCAGAAAGCACTTGCTCCTCAACCACTGCCCTGATGGAGATGGGTGGAGATGTTACAAACGCCTCAGCTTCAAACCAGGAGTTATCCAAGACCAGTGCTGGAGGAAACTTGCCACCAGAGTCCCAGACAGACTCAGTAAGCTTGGTGGAAGCTGACAGGGCCAGTCAGACCGTGCCAAGTGCCAGAATGGAGCAGGCAGACAGCTGGGCAAGCCTCCAGCCAAGCATGAAGGGTGGCTCCATTGCCTTCTCTGCTGCTAACATAGACACAGGGATAAGGTTTGTGTGCAGCAGTTCAGGCATTGCTCCACAAGACCAACTCAATGGGTCCATCTCAGAAGGCCAGGACAAGAAATGCCCAGCTGATGGCTCAGAGAGCTACAGGCTTGTGCAGGAGCCAGAAACGCAGCCAAGTGAGACCAGAGTTGAACCTGGCAGCGGTCAGTCTGTTCCCTGCAATGAGGCCCATCAGGAAGAGTTGAAAGACATggtaaaggaaaatgaagaccCGGGTACAGATTCGCTGTTGGACACCTCTCAAGAGAAGTCCTTCTCAGAAGAGCCAGCCACCGACTCCTCTTGTTCAGCAACACTCCCTCCAGGGCAAACTCACACTGAAAGGGAAAATCAGAGGCCATCTGGGAAacggaggaagaagaagaggcaCAGCAAAAGCTACTCAG aggTTGAAACTGATACTGgagataataaaacaaaaaaaggttgTGTGGTACAATGA
- the LOC138721625 gene encoding inverted formin-2-like isoform X1, with translation MSKKQVFELLAALCIYSSDGHALALDALDHYKSVKNQQYRFSVIMNELSNTDNVPYMVTLLSAINAIILGKEELRTRTQIRNEFIGLQLLDVLDKLRDIEEEDLIIQCDTFEEFKIEDDEELLKICDGINMNDHHEVFSSLFNKVSRSPVSVQLLSILQSLLHLEPSHHSSLLLWESLDAVVNRALLLANDIQGNTVEEVIERLLSIKKHPNKQKRAENRLSGSANGGIHAELEPHARAAWNPAGSSNPSKAPAPPPSGPPANEKISLSQITACCASRETSNPPTNAAPAPEPPPPPPLPSGTAAMTPVSPPPAPPLPGIPPPAPPLPNMEVIPPPPPPLPGMVGNPPPPPPLPGMGGIPPPPPPLPGMVGIPPPPPPLPGMVGVPPPPPPLPGMGGIPPPPPPLPGMVGIPPPPPPLPGMGGIPPPPPLLPGMGGDHIEAVVASQFSCPLGLSRPPHKTVKTPTLRMKKLNWQKLPSNVVRESHSMWASVSSSSEETIEPNYTSIEQLFCFPQPTPKEKTAAPVKTEPKEITFLDSKKSLNLNIFLKQFKCSNEEVTAMVQNGDRTKFDVEVLKQLLKLLPEKHEIENLKAFKEEKSKLANADQFYLLLLQIPSYQLRIECMLMCEETTVVLDMIQPKAEAIRRACEDILNSHRLPLFCQLILKVGNFLNYGSHTGDADGFKISTLLKLTETKANQTRITLLHHILEEVENSHTDLLELPEDLETVSKAAGINLDIIRTESSANLKKLLELQRKVLSSNDDVKQQYEKPIQDSIDAARKLEEEFETIERKKEELANYLCEDPSKLSLEDIFGTMKTFRDLFIRALKENKDRKEQAAKAEKRKKQLEEEEGKRQKGENGKVIKKGMVKQEEVCVIDALLADIRKGFTLRKTKNRHETDALPKTSPAESLEESQSGKSTMDPLVAGKQIDDKTKQNGNGHPSESTCSSTTALMEMGGDVTNASASNQELSKTSAGGNLPPESQTDSVSLVEADRASQTVPSARMEQADSWASLQPSMKGGSIAFSAANIDTGIRFVCSSSGIAPQDQLNGSISEGQDKKCPADGSESYRLVQEPETQPSETRVEPGSGQSVPCNEAHQEELKDMVKENEDPGTDSLLDTSQEKSFSEEPATDSSCSATLPPGQTHTERENQRPSGKRRKKKRHSKSYSGSQPTHLSSVSAAAKSPFPADN, from the exons ATGAGTAAAAAGCAAGTATTTGAACTCCTGGCTGCGCTGTGCATTTACTCATCAGATGGCCACGCTTTGGCTTTGGACGCGCTGGACCATTACAAG AGTGTGAAGAACCAGCAGTATCGATTCAGCGTCATAATGAACGAGCTCTCCAACACAGATAATGTGCCATACATGGTGACACTACTGAGTGCTATCAATGCCATCATACTGGGAAAAGAAGAGCTAAGAACAAGGACACAAATCAGAAATGAGTTCATAG GGCTTCAGTTGCTGGATGTTTTAGACAAGCTAAG AGACATAGAGGAAGAGGATCTGATTATCCAGTGTGATACATTTGAGGAGTTCAAGATAGAAGATGATGAGGAGTTATTAAAGATATGTGATGGGATAAACATGAACGATCACCATGAGgtcttttcatctctttttaatAAA GTGAGCCGCTCTCCGGTATCTGTCCAGCTGCTGTCCATCCTTCAGAGCCTGCTGCACTTGGAACCATCTCATCACTCCAGCCTCTTGCTGTGGGAGTCCTTGGATGCAGTGGTGAACAGAGCCCTTTTACTCGCAAATGACA TCCAAGGGAACACCGTTGAGGAAGTCATTGAGAGGTTGCTGTCTATCAAGAAACATCCAAACAAGCAAAAGCGAGCTGAAAACCGTTTGTCTGGGAGTGCGAATGGAGGCATCCACGCTGAGCTAGAGCCACATGCACGTGCAGCTTGGAACCCAGCAGGATCATCAAACCCCTCCAAGGCACCAGCACCTCCTCCCTCGGGGCCACCTGCCAACGAGAAGATCTCGTTGTCCCAGATCACAGCCTGCTGTGCTTCACGGGAGACATCTAATCCTCCAACCAACGCTGCTCCTGCACCAGaacctccaccacctccaccccTGCCCTCTGGCACAGCAGCCATGACCCCTGTATCcccacctccagcccctccactcCCTGGGATTCCTCCACCCGCACCCCCATTGCCTAACATGGAGGTTATCCCACCGCCTCCACCCCCATTGCCTGGCATGGTGGGCAAccctccccctccacccccattGCCTGGCATGGGAGGCATCCCACCGCCTCCGCCTCCACTGCCCGGCATGGTGGGCATCCCTCCACCCCCACCTCCTTTACCTGGTATGGTGGGCGTCCCACCCCCTCCACCTCCGTTGCCCGGCATGGGAGGCATCCCACCGCCTCCACCCCCACTGCCTGGCATGGTGGGCAtccctccacccccacccccattGCCTGGCATGGGCggcatccctcctcctccccctctcctgcCCGGCATGGGAGGAGATCATATAGAAGCTGTGGTGGCTTCCCAGTTCAGCTGCCCTCTTGGCTTAAGCAGGCCTCCCCACAAGACAGTGAAAACACCAACGCTGAGAATGAAAAAGCTgaactggcagaagctgccctcCAATGTGGTGAGAG AAAGTCACTCAATGTGGGCTtcagtgagcagcagcagcgaggAAACCATAGAGCCCAATTACACGAGCATAGAGCAGCTATTTTGCTTTCCACAACCAACCCCCAAAGAGAAAACGGCCGCACCAGTGAAGACAGAACCAAAGGAG atCACATTTTTGGACTCCAAGAAAAGTCTCAATTTGAACATATTTTTGAAGCAATTTAAATG CTCCAATGAAGAGGTGACTGCCATGGTCCAGAATGGAGACCGAACCAAGTTTGATGTTGAGGTTCTGAAGCAGTTGCTGAAGTTGCTTCCTGAAAAGCATGAG ATAGAAAACCTAAAGGCCttcaaagaagagaaatcaaAGCTAGCAAATGCAGATCAGTTTTATCTTCTTCTCCTTCAAATTCCCAG CTACCAGCTGCGCATTGAATGTATGTTGATGTGTGAAGAGACCACTGTTGTGCTGGACATGATTCAGCCAAAAGCTGAAGCCATCCGGAGAGCCTGCGAAG atattCTGAACAGTCATCGCCTGCCACTCTTTTGTCAACTGATTCTCAAAGTTGGAAACTTTCTGAACTAT GGAAGTCACACAGGCGATGCTGATGGATTTAAAATCAGCACTTTACTCAAATTAACAGaaaccaaagcaaaccaaacccGCATTACGCTGCTCCACCATATTCTAGAG gAAGTAGAAAACAGCCACACGGACCTCCTGGAACTGCCAGAGGATCTTGAAACTGTTTCAAAAGCAGCAGG AATTAATCTTGATATTATACGCACGGAGTCCAGCGCCAATTTAAAGAAGTTGCTGGAGCTTCAGCGAAAAGTCTTATCATCCAATGATGACGTGAAACAACAGTATGAGAAACCTATCCAG GATAGCATCGATGCCGCCagaaagctggaggaagaattTGAAACcattgaaaggaagaaagaagaacttGCAAATTATCTCTGTGAAGACCCAAGCAAGTTGTCCTTAGAAGATATATTTGGCACCATGAAGACCTTCAGAGATCTTTTCATCCGAGCCCTGAAG GAAAACAAGGACAGGAAGGAACAAGCTGccaaagcagagaagagaaagaaacagctggaagaggaagaggggaagagacagaagggagaaaatggaaaagtca TTAAGAAGGGGATGGTGAAGCAGGAGGAGGTGTGTGTCATCGATGCGCTGCTGGCCGACATAAGGAAAGGGTTCACtctgagaaagacaaagaacaGACACGAGACAGATGCACTTCCTAAAACTTCACCTGCAGAGAGCCTGGAGGAGAGCCAGTCTG gaaAGAGCACTATGGATCCACTGGTAGCAGGAAAGCAGATCGATGATAAGACCAAGCAGAACGGCAATGGTCATCCCTCAGAAAGCACTTGCTCCTCAACCACTGCCCTGATGGAGATGGGTGGAGATGTTACAAACGCCTCAGCTTCAAACCAGGAGTTATCCAAGACCAGTGCTGGAGGAAACTTGCCACCAGAGTCCCAGACAGACTCAGTAAGCTTGGTGGAAGCTGACAGGGCCAGTCAGACCGTGCCAAGTGCCAGAATGGAGCAGGCAGACAGCTGGGCAAGCCTCCAGCCAAGCATGAAGGGTGGCTCCATTGCCTTCTCTGCTGCTAACATAGACACAGGGATAAGGTTTGTGTGCAGCAGTTCAGGCATTGCTCCACAAGACCAACTCAATGGGTCCATCTCAGAAGGCCAGGACAAGAAATGCCCAGCTGATGGCTCAGAGAGCTACAGGCTTGTGCAGGAGCCAGAAACGCAGCCAAGTGAGACCAGAGTTGAACCTGGCAGCGGTCAGTCTGTTCCCTGCAATGAGGCCCATCAGGAAGAGTTGAAAGACATggtaaaggaaaatgaagaccCGGGTACAGATTCGCTGTTGGACACCTCTCAAGAGAAGTCCTTCTCAGAAGAGCCAGCCACCGACTCCTCTTGTTCAGCAACACTCCCTCCAGGGCAAACTCACACTGAAAGGGAAAATCAGAGGCCATCTGGGAAacggaggaagaagaagaggcaCAGCAAAAGCTACTCAG GGTCACAGCCCACacatctgtcctctgtgtcagcAGCAGCCAAATCACCTTTCCCTGCAGATAATTAA